ATATTGATCGGTATTCTTTCCAGATAAAAATCGGTGTTAAAAATCACAAAGGCTTCGGCAGTATCGATCGAAACAAACGGGGAAATGATGATATGATATATAGCGAGAAACCGGTTGACGATCCATTCAATACCCCCGATCACTTCATTGATGTTGAGCGCGATGAGGAGTCCGACGGCCAACCCGACGATCGTGCCGATACAACCCGTCAACGTACCGACGGCGAGAAAAGAAAAGGTAATCGTCCTTGGCGAAACGCCCATACTTTTCAAAATCGCGATTTCCTGGGTTTTCTCCATCACGATCATGACAATCGACGAATAAACATTCACCGAAGCGACCAGAATGATGAGAATCATGATAAAAACCAGAAGCGCCTTTGTAATAGAAAAAGACCGGTATTGATTCTCCTGCATTTGATACCAGGACCTTATCGTGGAAAAGGACATTTTATTATTTGATATAATAGTGTCTATATCCTCCATGATCCTGTTCAAACCGGAAAAAGGATCGTCCACCTTGATCCCGATGTATTGTTCCGACTGCATTTCGCCGAATATAAGTTTCCCGGCGCTTTCGGAAACATAGGCGAGGACTTTATCGATATCCTGATATCCTGTGGTAACGAGACCGGCGACGATGCACCGTGTCGATTTGATCACAATGTTTGAGTGGAAATCCGTATGAGAGAGAACGAAGACCTGGTCCCCCACGCTCACGTGAAGGGTGTCCGCCAGACTCTGTGCGAGGAGAATCGGATAAAACCTCAAAGCGGAGAACAGCCGTGCGAGTTTCTCCGGTATCGGGCCATCCGTCTCCTCTTTGAGAACGTATACTCCCCGAGCATCATCGAACCGGTAGGCGGAAAGAAATAACCGCTGTTTTTCCGGATCGATGCCTTTGAACACACGCCGCCGCACGATGTCTTCGTTAATAATACAAGGAACCGGCCCCAGGTCGAATCTGCCTTCAGTGACATCGAGATATTCCCGCAAGCCGGCATCATCTGAGTACAGTGTTTCCGGTATCGCCCTCAGGGTGACCCCGCCGATGTCGTCTTTGGACCGGACCAGGGCAAATCCGCTTCGTTCGATAAAAGCGACCGATACCCCGTCAATATGCCGAATCTCTTCGGCGATAGCGGCGAGCCTCTCCTCCGAGGCGTTTCTGACGGACAGTTGCAGATGACAGGTGGTAATTTCGATAAGCCGCCGCGTGATCCCTTCAATCATACCGTTCGTCATGACAATAACGACAAGAAGCGGAATGATGCTCAAACCGATCCCCAAAATCGCACCGCGCAACTGCTGCGGTATTTTCCTTGTTCTGCCCTGTTGTATCGATCCCCTCAGACCGAGAAATAAAAAAAGCGGAAGTTTCATCGTTCGACCAGAACCCCGTGTTCTATCGCATAATGCCTATTGCCTCGACCCTTCATGGCAATATCATGTGTTGCGAGCAGCATCGATTTTTGATACCGCTCGACAAGTTCAAAAAGGATATTCCGGACGATCGACGAGTTTTTTTCATCCAGGTTGCCGGTAGGCTCGTCGGCGATGATAATGGGAGGATCGTTCATCAGCGCCCGTGCGACGGCTACGCGCTGC
This window of the Spirochaetales bacterium genome carries:
- a CDS encoding ABC transporter permease; amino-acid sequence: MKLPLFLFLGLRGSIQQGRTRKIPQQLRGAILGIGLSIIPLLVVIVMTNGMIEGITRRLIEITTCHLQLSVRNASEERLAAIAEEIRHIDGVSVAFIERSGFALVRSKDDIGGVTLRAIPETLYSDDAGLREYLDVTEGRFDLGPVPCIINEDIVRRRVFKGIDPEKQRLFLSAYRFDDARGVYVLKEETDGPIPEKLARLFSALRFYPILLAQSLADTLHVSVGDQVFVLSHTDFHSNIVIKSTRCIVAGLVTTGYQDIDKVLAYVSESAGKLIFGEMQSEQYIGIKVDDPFSGLNRIMEDIDTIISNNKMSFSTIRSWYQMQENQYRSFSITKALLVFIMILIILVASVNVYSSIVMIVMEKTQEIAILKSMGVSPRTITFSFLAVGTLTGCIGTIVGLAVGLLIALNINEVIGGIEWIVNRFLAIYHIIISPFVSIDTAEAFVIFNTDFYLERIPINISIIEIFAVCFVTLLLSTLAAYRPAREAGRIKPLEVIRRY